The genomic DNA CGCCGGGTTCCAGCGCTGCCGCCAGCGCCTCCATCAGCGGGGCGAGGTCACCCAGATAGACCAGCACATCGCCGGCGACCACCACATCCCAACGCGTACACTCTTCCACCCCGTCGCGCAGCGCGGCGACCGCATCAGCCACGGCGAGCGCGTCATAGACGCCGGTGCGGGCGGCCTGCTCGATCATGCGCGGGGCAAGGTCTATACCGGCAAGGTGGCGGGCGAAGGGGCGCAGCTCGCGGCCGGTCAGCCCGGTACCACAGCCGATATCCAGCATCGCCAGATGGCCGTGGCTTTCCGTCGGAATCAGCCGGTCCAGTGCCCGGCGCAGGAGGCGGGGACCCTGATAGTCCAGCACCTCCAGCAGCGCCTTGTCGAACGCTTCAGCATACTGGTCGAACAGGTGCCGGACATAGGAGGGCGGCAGGCTGTCGCTCGGCGCGTCCAGCGCCTCCAGCAGGCTCTGTACGCCTAGCCGGTCCGCGGAGTCGAGTTCAAGCGCCCGGGCCAGGCTGGCGCGGGCCTTCTCGCGCTCGCCCAACAGCATCCAGGCCCGGCCGAGATGGGCATGGCTCTCTGCATTGCTGGGGTCAAGCCGCAGCGCGCGTTGCAGCGCCTCCACGGCCTCCGGCAGGGCATCCAGCCCGATCAGCAGCGCGCCAAGCTCCTGCGCCGCAACGGGATCGCGCGGGTCGATCCGGCAGAGTTCGCGGTAGGTGTCGGCGGCGCGCTCCTGCTCGCCCGTCACCGCCTGCAATCGCGCCAGACCGAGCAGGGCACCGGCATGGCCGGGCCGCAGCCGCAGCAGCGCCTCATAGGCAGTGATCGCGGTCGCCGGACGGCCGGATCGGGCCAGCGCCTCGGCATGGGCAAGGCGGATACGCGTATCGCCGGGCGCCAGCGCCAGGGCGCGGGTGATGATGCCGGCAGCCTCTGTCGAGCGGCCCAGCTCCAGCAATATCTCTCCGGCGAGCAGGCAGGGCTCGGTCTCGGCCGGCCAGTGGCGCAGCACGGCGGCCAGCCGGTCGAGTGCCGCTCCTGGCGCACCCGCTTCGCGCAGTGTCAGCGCGGCGGCGATGCCGTCGCCGGCGTACAGTGGAGCGGAGGATTCGGAATCGGGAAGGGCCGCCAGAAAGGGCGGCAGCGCCGAAGGAAGCGACGACGCGGACGACATGGGTGCGTTCTGTCCATGAAAAGCCCGCCGGGAAATCCGGCGGGGCAGCGGAGAAATGCGCCTTCGCCCGGCTTCCGTCAAGAGGGCGTGAGGCCGGCCCTTTCAATGCCCAGCCCGGTTCCATCGCGGCGGTCCATGCACTAAGGTGCGGCCATCCATCCTTAACCATCACTAAGGAACCGAAATGATCGAGCTTTATACCTGGGGTACGCCGAATGGCCGCAAGATCTCCATCATGCTGGAGGAGGTCGGCCTGCCCTACAACACGCACAGCGTGAACATCAGCAAGGACGAGCAGTTCGCGCCGGACTTCCTGAAGGTCAGCCCGAACAACAAGATTCCCGCCATCGTCGATCCGGAGGGGCCGGGCGGCAAGCCGATCAGCCTGTTCGAGAGCGGCGCCATCCTGTTCTACCTGGCGGAGAAGACCGGCAAGCTGCTGCCCGCCGATCCGGCTGCCCGCTACGAGACCATGGTGTGGCTGATGTTCCAGATGGCCGGCGTCGGCCCGATGTTCGGCCAGGCTCACCATTTCCGCCGCTTCGCCAAGGAGCAGGTGCCCTACGCCATCGACCGCTACACCAACGAGACGCACCGCATCTATGGCGTCATGGACAAGCGGCTGGGCGAGGTGCCCTACCTTGCCGGGCAGGAGTACACCATCGCCGATGTGGCCACCTATCCGTGGGTCTCGCGCTGGGAATGGCACGGCATCGACTGGGCCAATTATCCGAACCTGAAGCGCTGGTTCGATGATGTTGGCGCGCGGCCTGCCGTGCAAAAGGGCATGGCGGTTCCGGCCTGATCCTCAGAGACGATTCCGCCCCGGCCGATCGCGCGCCGGGGCGGGCTCTTCCGGCTTTTTTCAGCCCCCTCAGACGGATACGCCATCTCTCGTTGACAGGGGCAGGGGCGGTCTATAGAAGGGGCCTCCGCATACGTCGTGAACGTAAGCCGCTCACGGCGGAGGGGTGGCCGAGTGGCTGAAGGCGACGGTTTGCTAAACCGTTATACAGGTTAAACTGTATCGTGGGTTCGAATCCCATCCCCTCCGCCAGCTTCCTTCTGAATTTTCCGATCAAGACAACGCGCTGCTTTCCCCTTTTGGGGGCGCGCGTGGTTGCGCGACGCGAGGCTATTGGGCCCACACGAACATCGACGCTTTCCGTATCGTCCCGCGCGACCTGATCTAGACCTTGCCGCCCGCTATCGGGACCTGCAGGACGAAGCAGGCGCCAGCCTTGCCATGATCGTCGAGGAACAGCTTGCCGCCAAACTGCTCGGCGATCTGGCGCGAAATGGCCAGCCCCAGCCCTGCCCCGTGATGGCCCGCCCCCTGATGGCCCGCGATAGCGCCGCGTTCGAATTTCAGGAAGATGCGTTCGTGATCCTCACTGGGGATGCCACGCCCGTTATCCTCGACACGCACTTCATAGATGCCCTGGTCTGAGCGGCTGGAGACGGTCACGCTGGGGTTCGGCGCGTCGTTGTACTTGATGGCGTTGGAGATCAGGTTGATGAAGATCTGCGCCAGCTTGTCCGGTTCGCCCGACAGCGTAACGGCGCCCTCGTGCCGCTGCTGAACCAGTGTGGTGCCGGCGGTGTGGGCAAGCGCCTCGCAGCTTTCCAGGGCGGAGGTCAGAATCTCTTCCGGGTCGAAATCGACGGGCGCCTGGCGCGCCGAGGCGGTGCGCAGCTGGTCGATTTCGAGAATGCTGTCGAGCAGCCTGGTCAGCCGGATGCTTTCATTCTGGATGATGTTGAGGAAACGCAGCTTCCGCTCCTCCTGCATGGCCGGTTCGGCGAGCAGGATATCGCTGAACGACCGGATCGAGGTCATCGGGGTGCGCACCTCATGGCTGATCTGGCTGAGGAACTCGTCCTTCTGCGCATCGACCTCGCGCAGGCGCTGGTTGGCCGCCGCGAGGGCTGCGGCCGTGGCCTCCACCTCGCGCGACTTGCGCTCCAGCTCCTCGGAATAGGCGCGGATCTGCTCGGCCTCGCCAGCGATGCGTTTCAGCTCCTGCACGCTGATGGTCTCGTCGCTGACCACCCGTGAGATCAGCGAGCGGGCTGATGCCGCGCCAACATTCGCCGCCAGCCGCTGTTCGACGCGCGAGATCGTCTCATCGCCGGCAAGGACCGAACGGTGGACGTCGCGATCCGCGAACATTGCGGTTGCCTCGGCGGGGCCGAGGATGCGCTCGGCGATCTGGCGCAGGTCGGCGACCCGTGCCGTGCGGCGGATGATGCGCTGTTCGGTCTCGGTCTGGCGGCGGAAGACATCGACGAAAAGCATCGACTGGAAACGCGCCAGCGGTGTCGGTTCGCTGATCAGCGACACCAGCACGAACAGCCCGATATTTGCGGTCATGCTCCAGAACACCGCATGGACGAGCGGGTCATAGCCGGTGAGGCCGAACAGGGCGTGTGG from Oceanibaculum indicum P24 includes the following:
- a CDS encoding tetratricopeptide repeat protein, whose translation is MSSASSLPSALPPFLAALPDSESSAPLYAGDGIAAALTLREAGAPGAALDRLAAVLRHWPAETEPCLLAGEILLELGRSTEAAGIITRALALAPGDTRIRLAHAEALARSGRPATAITAYEALLRLRPGHAGALLGLARLQAVTGEQERAADTYRELCRIDPRDPVAAQELGALLIGLDALPEAVEALQRALRLDPSNAESHAHLGRAWMLLGEREKARASLARALELDSADRLGVQSLLEALDAPSDSLPPSYVRHLFDQYAEAFDKALLEVLDYQGPRLLRRALDRLIPTESHGHLAMLDIGCGTGLTGRELRPFARHLAGIDLAPRMIEQAARTGVYDALAVADAVAALRDGVEECTRWDVVVAGDVLVYLGDLAPLMEALAAALEPGGLFLATAEALPEGSDGPFQLKPTRRFGHAEGYIARLAAERGLSVVLAEQAVLRLEKRQPVQGFVIALKRSA
- a CDS encoding glutathione S-transferase family protein; the encoded protein is MIELYTWGTPNGRKISIMLEEVGLPYNTHSVNISKDEQFAPDFLKVSPNNKIPAIVDPEGPGGKPISLFESGAILFYLAEKTGKLLPADPAARYETMVWLMFQMAGVGPMFGQAHHFRRFAKEQVPYAIDRYTNETHRIYGVMDKRLGEVPYLAGQEYTIADVATYPWVSRWEWHGIDWANYPNLKRWFDDVGARPAVQKGMAVPA